In Saccharomyces eubayanus strain FM1318 chromosome II, whole genome shotgun sequence, the genomic stretch TGGAATACTCCCGGGTCCCATGTTTTCAGTCATATTACTACTTATTGAAGTATGCCTCGTTCTGGGCGTATTTATGCTACCATGTCTAAAGGACGAGGAAAGAAAGCTTCCTGCACGGAATGACGAAGATGGCGATCTAACTTTTGGAGAATATGTAGATGAAACCGATGCTGGGCCCAGAGTTTGTGGGTTATAGGagaaagatgatgaatACGTGTGAGGGGTCATCATATCAGAATTAATGCTGGAAGATAAAGAGGAGCTTAGATCGTCAGTTAAGTTGTACATCGTGTCGTCTGCACCGTGTTGGAACAGAAAGTCTTGCGGTAATTCAGCTTTCATACCTTCATGTTGCTGCGATGGTGCATTCAATACCTTCTCCACAGGCGAATCGTAAGACATGGAAAAGGATGTCCTCAAGGGAGCCTGCCCTATGGAAGATATAGAATTCTGAGTGGCAGGCCTACTGCCATGGTTTGTTCTGAACATGTCATCAAGGTAGGACGAATGTGGCTCCCCTTCCTCGTATATGGTCGAGGGCGTAGGTGTTTGTGAATTCGATCTCGCTTGGCTGCCCATCAAGTTGTTATCGTTGGAACTGTGTGTGTTGATGTAGGACAGTTTCTCATGCTGCTGAGCCGGAGTCTCGCCACCTGGGTAAGCACTGCCCTGTATTTCATAATCGTTGTTGTGGTGCGCAGTAGGTGCCACTAGGGAAAAGTCCAATGTTTCCTGAAGAATCTTGGTCTGGTTCATCAATTCGTCCAGGAGACGTTGATTCTCAGCCTCGCTATCATTGCCGTTCATCATTCCCTCACagtcaaagaaaaaaaagcggAGAGTTTACTTTAAGAGAGCAAAATGTTCTGTGGTACGATGCTTGTCAATCGGCAAGATCGGCACAATAATATCGTTATCGCTGTCTTTTGTCGTGTTCACGTAGGACCAAATTTTAGAGTGCAGAAAACGCCTTGTCAGTACGGTGCAGTTTCTGTTCCTTGTTGTGGGAAAAATAGCAATCAATGCAAACACTAGTGTACCAACCTGCAGTAATGTCAACCGATACCGTTGTCTGAGTTCAAGAACACAATCACAGCCCTTCACTCTGCTCAAAAACACTTTTTTAATCACCGTAgctttattatttcaaaagTAGCTTACAAAGAGTCACATCCCGCGGAACGACCCGATATCGTGACCCGGGCGGAAAGTGAAAGTAATAAAGAGGGAGTATTGGTCAGGGTCTAATCTTGGggaaaccaagaagaaattagaGGATTCGGACATCTGGTTGTGTTTACAGTGTGGGATTTATATTATCTTTATTGTGTTTAGCCGCGTGTTGTTTTTagaagcaaagaaataTGAGTGAAGAACAACCTTCAAGCCAGGTTAACGGTCTGCGTGACTCGTTGAATAGATGGAACCAAACAAGACAACAAAATTCGCAAGGTTTCAATGAGTCTGCCAAGACACTGTTTTCGAGCTGGGCGGACTCCCTGAACACTAAGGCCCAGGATATATACCAGACATTGCCTGTGTCTAGACAGGATCTGGTGCAAGATCAGGAGCCGTCGTGGTTCCAGTTGTCAAGAACGGAAAGAATGGTGCTCTTYGTGTGTTTCCTGCTGGGTTCAACTGCATGCTTCACTCTTTGCATCTTTCTCTTCCCCGTTTTAGCTACCAAGCCAAGAAAGTTTGGTCTATTGTGGACGATGGGTTCCTTATTGTTTGTATTTGCATTTGGGGTGCTGATGGGGCCACTAGCTTACTTTAAGCATCTGACTTCCAAGGAAAGATTGCCGTTTgccgttttcttttttgccaCTTGCTTTATGACGATTTATTTTGCAGCCTTTGCCAAAAGCACCGCGCTCACTATAACGTGTGCCGTTCTGGAGCTAATTGCTGTCATATATTATGCAATTTCTTATTTCCCGTTTGGTGCGACAGGTTTGAGGATGTTGAGCTCCGTTGGTGTCAACTCCGCGAGAGGTGTCCTACGCATATAATCAAGTATTCATATTGCATAAATGTGTGTTGTATTGGGTTcatgaaatggaaaaataatatttatactatataaaacaacgaaaacaaaactttATAACCTAACCTAATAAAATAGCATGTaacaaaaaaggaaaagagtAAAACATGCCACTGTTCTATATAAATAATCACCTTGAAGCAATGTAAAGCATATtagagagaaagaaaaaaaagaaaaagacaaattCTACTCCTCGTCGCTCATCAAAGGCACTATCYCCTCATAACGTGGTGGCTCGTTCAATAACTCGTTACCACGAGAAATTAATGATTCTGCCGAACTCGAACTAACTAttccatctttttcttcgtcgtcTTTTACACTTGATAGGGTGTAaccctttttgaaaaaagcgTTCGAACTGTCAGCTTTCTCTTCAGAGAAAGAGTTTGAATTTCGTATGGTGGCATCCCCATACCCTTGTGATGAGCCGTTTACTGGTGAAGAGACATTCGACACATTGATAGGTGATGGTGTGCTCAATAATCTATCGAGGTTGTTGAATCTTGACCTATCGTTGACTGATGTGGCTCTTGCCCTGGCGACGCCCTGGCCGCTGTTGTTAGAAGCAAACGCGGAATTTGTAATATTTCCGTTCATTGCATTACCGTTCGAAATACTGTTACGGTTAGTGTTCATTAAGCTACTCTCGTCATTGGATCCTGATGGCCCACTAATAGACGTAGTTCTTGATAAGTTCAACTGCTGAATGGATAGTAAATCAGGGTCATATGATGCCATGATATTAGGCGATCCCATTGGAGAAACGATGGGGGAAGCTGGAACAGATATGGCTTCTTCGAAAGTTGGTGGAGGTGGACATgtgtttccaaaaaaatcattattCACACTAGCAGGAGTGTGGTTATTTTGGCCGTCCATTGTAGCCATGTCATAAGTGGGTAGTTCCATATTACCACTGTTACATAGCTCAGATACGAGGAATATAGGGGTGTCGATCAGTACTTCGTAGTGCCTTAATTTGGATGGATTTTCAGGGTCAGGCTTACTTATCCTTAGCATGATCTCTAACTTGTGTCTACAATAGATGTTACTAAAATGTAAACTGTCCAGATATAAACCTCTTTTGGGCTTGTTTAACCGTGTATGTGATTTCACAGGCAGGCCGGAATTGGTCTTGATTCTTGTTTCGTGGAATTTTGAATCATAAACAGTTTTTGCATTTTCGTCATGAGTCTTTGAGTTTTTATGACCTGACAAAAATCCTATCACGCTTGGACGACGATGAGATGGTCCGTTAGTTGGAGCATGTTCGAGATTGGGAATACTTGCATATGCATCAATTCCATAAGGTGGTATTATCTTAGCGGTTCTTTTATCTAAATCTTCATATTTGGGGAACTTCAAATTTGTTTCAATAATTATTGGCTCCGTAATGCCAATTCTTTCCCTTTGGTTGCCTTTAGTATCGCCGTCGTCATCTATGGGACTGTAAGATAAAAGATTATCATTGAACGCATTCTCCACAATTTCTTCTCGTAGCGCCCTTCCACCCTTTTCCTTGGTTCTGATTTCAAACAAGGATAGACTTCTTTCCTTCCTTCTCTTGGAGGCAAAATCCAAATAATAAGGGTTGTACGGGTCTTTGGCGACAGGATCTGTCTGATCGTATTCATACTCATAACCTTTACTGACAAAGGTAACTTTTTCAGTGACACTGACATGAATACGTTTAACATAAACATTTTTGCAAATTGGTGCCAATTTGATCTTTATGGGAACATCGCTATCTAATGACACGTATTTCTGAGCAAAGGAGATTTCGTATGACAAAGAATCTGTCCAGACCCTATTGATATATATCGGTTTATTCGCAGTGGACACTGCAACGGGTGGTGGCGttctgatgattttgaatggGTACTCTGCAAAAACGTCCTCCTCGCCAGCTCCTTCGCTTTTAAGTTGATGTGAACTCATATGCAAATGATTCTTTACCTTATGGAATAGGGCATTTCCGATCTTCTTGTGTGCTTGGGCAGATTYCGTTTCGGTGAGTTTTAAGGAAGAGGAAGTAGAGCTTAGcgacgaagaagaatcaGGCGATGCGGCTAATTGAGGGGGAATCGGATCTTGATTGTAGAAGCCTTTTTTATTAACTACCTTTGTAGCAAGTCTCAGTCTGTACCCAACACGTGCAGAGGGCAAGTAAATCGTTTCCGGGACATGGTTGGAGAATACGACCGGTACCAAGAACACGTAATCACCAGGTTGGTACAGgtagttttttttggtgtcGATAGTGCCTAGGAGGTCTTGTTTCGTTTTCGTCTTGTCCAAGTAGGTTCTTTCTTCTACGggtttgtttttgaaaagtctCATTTGACGATCGTTGGTGTTATTTTCGATCATCTGGTCATCTGGAGAGATGCTTAACGGTAcaaacaaattgaaattttcgcTGTTTAAGTTCCATTTCATCGATGCAGCGTTATAAAATTCTTCGTTAAATGTCTTTGTTGGGGGCACGCCTGTATTCCAAAACACCTTAACCCTCGAACATAGTTCCAGTTGTATGTCGGCAAACCGGGTTTGTTTCTTGACAGATATTATAACGGCTATGCTATACGACACCATGGAGCTGTCGATTTCAACGGACCTTGAAGTGGAATCAGAAGTCAAGTTTGGACGCTCCTCCGAAGTATTCTCTCTCAGAAGTGTGTCCCTATTGGCATTTGCCGCGCCACTTCCTGCGACCTGTGCCGCCGTCGTCGCGGGCAGGTCATTGTTTGTGGGAACAGAACCATTGCTGTCTGGCTGGTCCTGACCATCCAGGAAAAAATCAGCTTCAGCATCGTCTGCTCCGTCATTGAGCCCGTTGAGCCTAGTCAAATACTCGTCGTCGTTCGTGGATATCGTTGGTAAGAAAACGCTTTCGCCGCTCGTGGAGatggaaattttcaagtCGTCATTCGAAAGAACTGCTTTGGGGCTCAATAGACCTCTAGCGGTTAGATATTCTGACAAAAATTGcttattgaatttttttttcgagcTAGTCAGTCTTGTATAGGAAGCCGACGATAGGTCGCTCGACACCACGGCCGATGAATTGTGGTCATCGTCGAAATCCAGGACCTCGCTATCCTCTTCAATCTGCGAATAGCGAACGCCTGCGGTCCGAGGGTCCTGATCTACCGACGACCGTCCCAGGGACCGGCGGTTAGTGTCCGAGGTCGAGGACCTCGGAGAGGTGGTGCCGTTATCATTGTTGGGGCCTGTAACGGCGGTAGTGCTATGTCGTCTAGCTTCTTGGGGTAGCTGTTTGTTCTGCTTTTTACCCGAGAGCTGGGCGTCTGTATGGCTGCTTCTGATGTTGAAGTTGGTAGTGCCGTTTTTCACACTTTTGGGCAAGATGGAATTTGAGGTGGCATTAGCGGCTGCACCACCGAGAAACGACGACAGCGCATGCTTGATGGTGGAGGATCTTCTTCGTTGCTGCATGGACCCTGATTTCTTTGTGGGGGAGGCTTGAGAGAGTTGTCCTTTGGAATGGTTCAGATCTGTTTCTGATAAAGAGTGCGAGGAATTTTTCGCCACTGATCTCGATGATATAAAAGGCATGGCCCGATAGGGGTAAGGAAAATCTTGTTTATCCTTCTTTACCTTATAGAAGTTACCTCACCTAAGGCCCCtccaaaaatatatataaaacgTGGCTTATCTAAGGGTTACGATTAACCTTAATAGCAGTTagtcgttttcttttttttttatttttttcgtcccttttttgttctttcttacaAAAATGGAAACGGAAATGAGTAAAAGTGGAGATCCTTCGGAAGAGTCAGAGGCTGAAGAAAGATTGATGATAGGTTTTCGATGCTGCGAGATCAGTGAGTGTTTTGTGTGGTACAACTACAGCACATATGACCAAACCGTTATATATTAAGGGGTGGGAACGATGCGTAGCTTGAGGCAAGAGGAAAGAGGCAAGAGGTGCTGAGGGAGGGGGAAAGGTATTGCGGAAATACGGTGTACTTAATAAGGTTCCGCGGAGCCTGTTTCTTGTGGGAACCTTACTGACGCATGGACTGTCGAAGTAAGACTCTTTGATGGTCATGCTCGTAAAACGGCGAAGTGTCATGTGAGGAAGGCCCAGACATTCCGTAGTAAAACCCGGCGGATCACGTATGGTAGGTATTACGGGATGAGCGGGATTACACGGTGGAAGACAGTTGTTAGGTAGAGGGTTATATCTGGTAAAGAAGCTAGTGcggatttttttgtttcgCTTTAGAACTGAGAAGGGCTCGTTcacttttatttttataattcGGTGTGGTTCTTGAGTATTGTGGACAGCGCATAGAAAAACATAAGGTAAAAAAACTTCTTATGTGGCAATGGCATGCTTTTAAACGAACTTGTCATCGCTATACTTCTGTCACATTAGACACACGcttgaaagaaagatatTACTTCAGCGGCTAAACTTGAGTACGAACCATCTTGAAAACCACGATCTGTCCTGCGAAGGATTTATGGGGAGGTGGAATAATGCTGAGGTGGTAACGCAGAACCTCGTGTTCATGCTTTTTTGGATAGTCTTTCTGAGACACCAAACAACGTTGACTTCAACGCTCTGGCATGTGCGCGCTTAATAATATAGCTAATAGCAAGTGTAGCAAGTGTAACAAGTTGAAGCTCCTTCTTTTATAAAATACAAGCGGATTTAGCTCAGTTGGGAGAGCGCCAGACTGAAGAATAAAACTTCGGTCAAGTAATCTGGAGGTCCTGTGTTCGATCCACAGAATTcgcatttattttttcgttgcagttttttttcgcaCAGcacgttttttttcctgctTTTAGGCCCGTTTCTCCGCGCTGATTGGTCGCCCGGGTGATGCGGCCGCGGTGGCTTCTAAGCCAATCAGATCCCTTTAAAACTGGGCCCGGTGCTCTCCTGCCCCTTCACGCCTTTTACGCcttttttgaatcttgtATTTATTATAGTTGTTATACATGGTACATATCCAAACCCACATTCGCTCTTTTTCAGTCGacttcttgaaaagaaaaacccTTCCTTCTACGAAAGCAGAGATTTTATACTGTCATAGCTCTTTCAATTGATCTTGTTAGattgttttcattcttCCTGCTTTTTCCATTGACGTTGTTACTCCCTCtcttttttcgtttttaatTGATTTCTCATATATTCCCAAACAAGGCATATATACTCTAGgtcaaacaaagaaagaaaagaaaagaagactCTCATTACACATACTCgagaaagtttttttttttcccgcTGCGAACCATTGGTACATAACAGATTAATCGTTCAGCCCTCGTAGCAATCACAATAGCAATAATAACGCACATACAATGATGTTAGCTCGTACTGCTGCTATCCGTTCTCTGTCGAGAACTTTACTGCACTCCGCCAGAGCCGCAAGACCTGCCGCTGGTGTTGCTGCTTTGGCCTCCGCCAGAAGATTGGCTTCCACCAAGGCGCAACCCACAGAAGTTTCCTCCATTTTAGAGGAAAGAATCAAGGGCGTGTCCGATGAGGCCAACTTGAACGAAACCGGTAGGGTTCTTGCCGTCGGTGATGGTATTGCCCGTGTTTTCGGTTTAAACAACATCCAAGCCGAAGAATTGGTCGAATTTTCCTCCGGTGTCAAAGGTATGGCTTTGAACTTGGAGCCCGGTCAAGTCGGTATCGTTCTTTTCGGTTCTGACAGACTGGTCAAGGAAGGTGAGTTGGTTAAGAGAACCGGTAAGATTGTCGATGTTCCCGTTGGCCCAGGCCTTTTGGGTAGAGTCGTTGATGCTCTAGGTAACCCAATTGATGGTAAGGGACCCCTTGACTCCGTGGGTCGTTCAAGAGCTCAGGTCAAAGCCCCAGGTATCTTGCCAAGAAGATCCGTCCACGAACCGGTCCAGACCGGTTTGAAAGCCGTTGACGCGTTGGTCCCTATCGGTAGAGGCCAAAGAGAACTGATCATTGGTGATCGTCAAACCGGTAAGACCGCCGTCGCCTTGGACACCATCTTAAACCAAAAGAGATGGAACAACGGTAACGACGAAACCAAAAAACTTTACTGTGTTTACGTTGCCGTCGGACAGAAAAGATCCACCGTTGCCCAATTGGTCCAGACTTTGGAACAACACGACGCCATGAAGTATACCATCATTGTTGCCGCCACCGCATCTGAAGCCGCTCCTTTGCAATACTTGGCTCCGTTTACCGCTGCATCCATTGGTGAATGGTTCAGAGATAACGGTAAGCACGCTTTGATCGTATACGATGACTTGTCGAAGCAAGCCGTCGCATACCGTCAAttgtctttgttgttgAGACGTCCTCCTGGTCGTGAAGCCTACCCTGGTGATGTCTTTTACTTGCATTCAAGACTTTTGGAAAGAGCTGCTAAGTTGTCCGAAAAGGAAGGTTCCGGTTCTTTGACCGCCTTGCCTGTTATTGAAACTCAAGGTGGTGATGTTTCGGCTTATATTCCAACCAATGTCATTTCCATTACCGATGgtcaaattttcttggaagcTGAATTATTCTACAAAGGTATCAGACCTGCCATTAACGTCGGTTTGTCCGTCTCTCGTGTCGGTTCCGCTGCTCAAGTCAAAGCTTTGAAGCAAGTCGCCggttctttgaaattgtttttgGCTCAATACAGAGAAGTCGCTGCTTTTGCCCAATTTGGTTCCGATTTAGATGCTTCTACCAAGCAAACTTTGGTTAGAGGTGAAAGATTGACTCAATTATTGAAGCAAAACCAATACTCTCCATTGGCTACCGAAGAACAAGTTCCATTGATCTATGCTGGTGTTAACGGTCATTTGGACAACATTGAACTATCAAGAATTGGTGAGTTTGaatcttctttcttatcTTACCTAAAATCTAATCACGATGAACTTCTAACTGAAATTAGAGAAAAGGGTGAATTGTCAAAAGAACTGTTGGCTTCCTTAAAGAGTGCTACAGAATCCTTTGTTGCCACTTTTTaatgaattaaaaaaatgaatataaGATACGTCTCAAAGAGAAATGTAAATAtagaaattttaaaaaaaaatgaaaaaaaaattacattGACAGTGAAATTCAACAACATCCCTGAAAAATCTGAATATCTTTagagtttttttattttgattattatatattattattattcttatGGTAAATAATGCCCctacttttctttcaaggaAAGTAAGTAACTACTAAAAATTATAAGGAAATATCGCCTTCATGCGATATTTATTTTAAGAGTATTTTTTCTACCTATGCCTTCTCTTTTATCCTATTGTATGCATtgactctttttttcttctagtgTTTCTTATAAAAAGGCCCGAATTTCTGGCACGGACGTTGCTTTCAATAATTAAATATTTATGACACTTGAAACATACACGACCTCAAACAAACTATTTCGTCTGTATATGTCTGAATCGGTAGCTGTTATAGGGGCAGGGTTAGTAGGCTGTCTTGCTGCATTGGCATTATCTAAAGAGGGATATCAAGTCACACTTTATGACTTTAGACATGATCCAAGGTTGGACACCactcaaaataaaaacttgaaatCCATCAATTTGGCGATCTCTGCCCGAGGCATTGATGCACTGAAATCGGTAGATTTTGGTGCGTGTGAACGCATTTTGCAAGATATGATTCCCATGAAAGGCCGAATGATTCATGATTTGAGGGGTGAGCAGGAATCTCAATTGTATGGCTTACATGGAGAAGCCATCAATTCCATCA encodes the following:
- the RTG3 gene encoding Rtg3p; this encodes MMNGNDSEAENQRLLDELMNQTKILQETLDFSLVAPTAHHNNDYEIQGSAYPGGETPAQQHEKLSYINTHSSNDNNLMGSQARSNSQTPTPSTIYEEGEPHSSYLDDMFRTNHGSRPATQNSISSIGQAPLRTSFSMSYDSPVEKVLNAPSQQHEGMKAELPQDFLFQHGADDTMYNLTDDLSSSLSSSINSDMMTPHTYSSSFSYNPQTLGPASVSSTYSPKVRSPSSSFRAGSFLSSSFRHGSINTPRTRHTSISSNMTENMGPGSIPKVLAGLTSDEKLRRKREFHNAVERRRRELIKQKIKELGQLVPPSLLNYDDLGKQVKPNKGIILDRTVEYLQYLAEILEIQSRKKKALLNKIKELEHKKISVATVSPFANDHHANARPINNQKNEERIIDIRSVPDSSSNERDIKTEFHNWGPSIYDSTKNHNNTMEAQPHANIHDDLKEFLSGDLIEAEDNAKLMFGDDNSNPADYLLEFGSR
- the SFT2 gene encoding Sft2p, with amino-acid sequence MSEEQPSSQVNGLRDSLNRWNQTRQQNSQGFNESAKTLFSSWADSLNTKAQDIYQTLPVSRQDLVQDQEPSWFQLSRTERMVLFVCFLLGSTACFTLCIFLFPVLATKPRKFGLLWTMGSLLFVFAFGVLMGPLAYFKHLTSKERLPFAVFFFATCFMTIYFAAFAKSTALTITCAVLELIAVIYYAISYFPFGATGLRMLSSVGVNSARGVLRI
- the ECM21 gene encoding Ecm21p — its product is MPFISSRSVAKNSSHSLSETDLNHSKGQLSQASPTKKSGSMQQRRRSSTIKHALSSFLGGAAANATSNSILPKSVKNGTTNFNIRSSHTDAQLSGKKQNKQLPQEARRHSTTAVTGPNNDNGTTSPRSSTSDTNRRSLGRSSVDQDPRTAGVRYSQIEEDSEVLDFDDDHNSSAVVSSDLSSASYTRLTSSKKKFNKQFLSEYLTARGLLSPKAVLSNDDLKISISTSGESVFLPTISTNDDEYLTRLNGLNDGADDAEADFFLDGQDQPDSNGSVPTNNDLPATTAAQVAGSGAANANRDTLLRENTSEERPNLTSDSTSRSVEIDSSMVSYSIAVIISVKKQTRFADIQLELCSRVKVFWNTGVPPTKTFNEEFYNAASMKWNLNSENFNLFVPLSISPDDQMIENNTNDRQMRLFKNKPVEERTYLDKTKTKQDLLGTIDTKKNYLYQPGDYVFLVPVVFSNHVPETIYLPSARVGYRLRLATKVVNKKGFYNQDPIPPQLAASPDSSSSLSSTSSSLKLTETXSAQAHKKIGNALFHKVKNHLHMSSHQLKSEGAGEEDVFAEYPFKIIRTPPPVAVSTANKPIYINRVWTDSLSYEISFAQKYVSLDSDVPIKIKLAPICKNVYVKRIHVSVTEKVTFVSKGYEYEYDQTDPVAKDPYNPYYLDFASKRRKERSLSLFEIRTKEKGGRALREEIVENAFNDNLLSYSPIDDDGDTKGNQRERIGITEPIIIETNLKFPKYEDLDKRTAKIIPPYGIDAYASIPNLEHAPTNGPSHRRPSVIGFLSGHKNSKTHDENAKTVYDSKFHETRIKTNSGLPVKSHTRLNKPKRGLYLDSLHFSNIYCRHKLEIMLRISKPDPENPSKLRHYEVLIDTPIFLVSELCNSGNMELPTYDMATMDGQNNHTPASVNNDFFGNTCPPPPTFEEAISVPASPIVSPMGSPNIMASYDPDLLSIQQLNLSRTTSISGPSGSNDESSLMNTNRNSISNGNAMNGNITNSAFASNNSGQGVARARATSVNDRSRFNNLDRLLSTPSPINVSNVSSPVNGSSQGYGDATIRNSNSFSEEKADSSNAFFKKGYTLSSVKDDEEKDGIVSSSSAESLISRGNELLNEPPRYEXIVPLMSDEE
- the ATP1 gene encoding F1F0 ATP synthase subunit alpha gives rise to the protein MMLARTAAIRSLSRTLLHSARAARPAAGVAALASARRLASTKAQPTEVSSILEERIKGVSDEANLNETGRVLAVGDGIARVFGLNNIQAEELVEFSSGVKGMALNLEPGQVGIVLFGSDRLVKEGELVKRTGKIVDVPVGPGLLGRVVDALGNPIDGKGPLDSVGRSRAQVKAPGILPRRSVHEPVQTGLKAVDALVPIGRGQRELIIGDRQTGKTAVALDTILNQKRWNNGNDETKKLYCVYVAVGQKRSTVAQLVQTLEQHDAMKYTIIVAATASEAAPLQYLAPFTAASIGEWFRDNGKHALIVYDDLSKQAVAYRQLSLLLRRPPGREAYPGDVFYLHSRLLERAAKLSEKEGSGSLTALPVIETQGGDVSAYIPTNVISITDGQIFLEAELFYKGIRPAINVGLSVSRVGSAAQVKALKQVAGSLKLFLAQYREVAAFAQFGSDLDASTKQTLVRGERLTQLLKQNQYSPLATEEQVPLIYAGVNGHLDNIELSRIGEFESSFLSYLKSNHDELLTEIREKGELSKELLASLKSATESFVATF